The genomic stretch agtcccttcgaatgctaaggtatcctcataactgttgccttcaatgaccaatcgatgaccctacgatgacccttttacatccaaaggataaaactacttatttctcaataataaggacagttttaccctcataaggataggaaatactcataaagaccttgggtcggtataactcttaattgctggctcacaacctaaaacattttttcacacctcacacctttcaaaataccttcagaaaatcaccacttggtatacattcatactagaatcattaccgagttatatttttctaaacaatattcaaaactaaacgagataatcactttgtatacattcatacaagaatcattacaaagttaaattctcttttcaaaacaatttttctaaacaattcacaaacacttttttttagacaaaaataatataagtgatcgagcaattaagagcccatggataaccatggatacaaagggtgctaacaccttccctttgtataatgtacctcccgaacccaaaatctaaattaaggtttttcctgttcttttccacctttccttattggataaaagaaaagtcggtggcgactcttgctaaccgcgacattgcgattaaaaccacaaaaaagtccagttcaccgtatgacaaagGTTAAAACCTTCAAACATCAATCAATGACATAACATCATAAACAACTTCAAAACAAAATATATGCATACATAGGGTACACAAATTTCATTTATATCATACAACAACAATTATAACACAAACATCTGAATTGAGATTATAATATCCAATTctaaggaggttaagggttcctccattctacTCTTCCATCACACCCCTTATTATTGAAACAATTTCCCACCCTTACCTCAATCCTTAGCATAAATTTTGGTTTTAATGTGTTATTCCTTCCTAGAGCTTTTCAATGGAGTATTTCATATGTCCTAACTTTTTTCTCATTCTCTTCTCACCAAACTCTGATATTTTCTACGTAAAAACTCTTCAACCTCTTACTAACCTTTTTATCATTAACCCAATCCCCCTCGATTATATATTTCCACCATTGCCCTTACTTAACCTCTTATTTATCGTCATGCCCTTCCTGACtctaatttattttaataaaaataatactaataatattctcctttcattttattattttatttaaataataacactaaaatattattttaatcCATTAAACAACTCTAAATGAATCTACCAATCCCAAATTACCCTCCACATTATCTACGTAAGGGTCACCCACCCTTGTCGCCCTAAAACATCTCAATTATCATACAAGTAATAATTAAATACCCACATACAATTAcaattaattaatataaataatttctaGAAAACTGGATGTTACATAAAGTCATATGGCTTAAGGAAGGGAATGCTAACACATATTTCTTTCATGCTTGTGTTCAGGATGGATTATGAGGAATGCCATTCTAGCTCTTAGGGTTGGTGATGGGCTGGTTGAAGGGATGAATGTGGCCAGACATGTAATGTTTAATTTTCCCTCTAACCACTTTAAGGAACCTCTTTTGGATTATCCTCGTCTAAATGGAACTGACTTTAGTTATTTGTTAGAGGAAGACAATGTAGTTTTATCTGCTTCCTTTCTTATTTTCGAAATTGACCAGGCAGTTTCCCTTTGTGACAATAATAACAACCATGGTTTTGATGGTTTCAATTTCTCCTTTTTCAGGAGATTCTAAAACCTTCACATGAGGATATTTGTGTGATTTTTGATCAGGGTAACAAAAAAAAGACGAGTAACAATATGGTAGTGAAACAAGATGATGAAACTAAGCCTGCTAAAGTGTTAGCAATCAGACTATATATAATGATGGATAAGCTAGTATCCTCTAATAAATTAACATTACTCAAGTGATAGCTCTTGGTTGATGGTGTGGTTTTTGTTAGTGAGTTGGAGGGTATGgttaaaaagaatttaaaaaaATGTCATATTTTTAAGGTCGATTTTGAGAAAGCCAATGATTCAATAAGTTGGAGTTTTTTGGACTATATGCTAGGTAGTTTTTGTTTTTGTGGTAAGTGGACATATTAGAGAAAAGTGTATGTATTTGATGGTAATCTTGCTATGTTGATTAATTAATGTCTTACTAGTGGTATTAGTATTCAAAGAGGGTTGAAGCATGTTGACTTTTTAGCTTCTTTTCTGTTTGTGTTAGTGATTCAGAGTCAGATTGTTTTACTTAGAAAGGTAATGGATCTTAATCTATAATTATAGATAAAAGGAATAAGTCAATTTGAATTGACCTTTTTTTTAAAGTATATTCTACCTTCCATATTTCACATAAATaacaaacaaaattaaataaaaaataaccGTACTATATAATGTGCTATCATTTTGCCAATAATTGCAAGTTGAAACCGCTATGGAACATATTCTCTTAACCGTACATTGTGACTTCTATTTTTATGTTTTCAAactcactctctctctctctcaacgAGTAAGTATCTCAAACAAAATTAGTTGTTTCACCTTTTCATTTTCTTCTAAATTCCACTTCCTACTTCTAATTTCTAATGGTCCTGAATATTCTTCTCAAGTCCTTTCATCTCCATATGATTCTTCTTTTCTATATTATTGTCTATTACTTTCTCTAATGTATAGATTCATTTTATAAATACTTTAATCCATTCCTTTCATAATTCTCAATATAAATTATATGTATTCATTCCTTCCACAATTCCCACAATCTATATTTATTAAGAAACCAAATCAATGATAAATACTGAAAGGTTAGAATATAGTGAAACTGAAGCGAGAAAGAGAATGTTTTCATAGTGCCAACGTTATTTTACAACAATAAAACATGAAAAACATGAAAAACTACACTAGTAAAGACCTTATTTTTTCTTGGTTCTAGTAAACATATCTCTTAAACATACATTCAAATTCATTTTACATATTCATTGGTTTCTCTCTATCTTATGTTCTCATTCTTTCTTTGTTATATAATCCTTGGTAAATAAATTTATTGCCTCATGatattttttagaaaaaaaattatgATGAAGAAAAGGACCATGACTTCCATATTTCAATTTAAGACTTTGTActattcttcttcttcccctTTCTCATTACACGTGTCTTAATCCATCTCCATTCTTCCTTActtctcttttatttatttttcattttatcatTTTGTTGGTTAGTTTAACATGCTTTTTTTTCACACAGATATTTTTAAAAATCACTTTTATAAAGATATATTCTATGCGATTGAGTAAAAATAAAGGAGATATATGTCTATTGAATATTTGTATAAAAAAAATCTTATTactttaattttattttaataaattgTAATAAAAAATTGTGAATGTAACTAAATTTTAAAATTATGGTTGATGTCTCTAAGTATAACTTGAAAATTAATATGAAAAAATGAAcaaaaattcatttaaaatgAAATATTGTTTCTAATGTTAAATTGATTCTACCATGTTTATAATAGTAGAAACATTAGAATTTCAAAGAAAATAGTCGGGTTTCATATCAAATCCGCTTAAGAACTTTATGTTCCTTTTcatatgtatgtgtgtgtgtgtgcgtgtgcgtgtgcttgtgcatgtgtgcgtgtgcgtgcgtgcgtgtgtgtgtgggggggggggtgagagagagagaaaaataACGAACTAGCTATTTACTCGTCGTCCTCTGCAGAGAGTCATTGTATGTGTTCTACGGTTGAAATCTCTTGGAATTATAAGAATGGCCATCTTCAATCACTGTATTTAGTATGCAAATGATACTCTTTTTAGATGATACTACAATTGATAATTCGTGGATGATTAAGACCATTCTTTGGGGATTCAAGCTTGCACCGGGTCTTCAATTCAATTTTGGTAAAAGTAATCTTGTTGAAGTTAAGGAAAATTATGGGTTTATGGATATAAATACTTTCTTCACTATAATATATGGCTTTGCCTCCAAAGTATCTTGGTTTACCAGTACGCGATAATCCTCGCCTTGAGACAACTAAGGGAACTCGTTTAAAAGCAGAAGACTGCATTCTTGGAGACACGTGTATGTTAGTATTGGGATAAAGTGATTCTACTTAATTCGATGCTTAATGCCATCCTAATTTTCTTCTTATCCTTCCGTATATTGCCTCTTGAGGTTTGGAGGAAGTTAATTGGGAATCATATGAGATTTTTGTAAGGAGGGATCAACAAGACCAACCTAATCCTTAACTCAACCCATTATATTAACGAACAAATATACCTTCACTAAGGAGTCCATCTCACAATCACTGTATCACATGCCATATTCATCGAGGGTTTTCTAATCGTTGTTCATATATAAATGTGGTTCAACGTCACACTGATGCATGGTTCAATATACACTTGCATGTTCCATTTTAATGAATTAATCGTTGAAGTGTTAACCTTGTAGATACACCACTTATCTATTTGTTGGAGACTCTCACTATCATACCAAAGAATTTCTATAGTAAACTTCACTAATACACACCAATTTTCCGTGTTCTATATTGTTTTTTTAACATCACATAAAGAAAGAATTGTAGTAAActtaataaaaaattatttttatttttatttttctattatcATATTACATGTAAAAAATTAGCAATGGAAACCTAGTAGTGAACgaataatatttttttttctccttttaattCAACCAATATATCAAAAAAAAAAACTGGGCTGAACCGGTAATGGACAGGCCCATATTTACACACATATAAGAAACTATATCAATTAGGGTTTTTCTCTCTGAGGTTTTCTTCACCGCACGGAACGAGCTTTTCCACCAGCAGCAGCAATGGTGAGTAAACTCTACGAATTCAGATCCTCTTTACACGTTTTTCTAATCATCCTTATCTCTATTTCTTCACTGTCTTCGTTTATCTCATTTCAATACTACATCAAACAAGATTTCCGCAACTAACAGTTATAATCATCGTGTTTGATTTCTTAGGGTCCCAAAAAGGGTGTTAAAGCTCCAGTTGCAGCTTCCAAGAAGAAGCCCGTAAGTAACTGCTTCAATATCAATCTTATTTACGATTcaagttttgttttgttttattaaTCGTTTTGTCTTGAGAATAATTTTGTATTTGGTTTATGTATATCAGGAGAAGGTTACAAACCCACTTTTCGAGAAACGCCCAAAGCAATTCGGAATTGGAGGGGCATTGCCTCCTAAGAGGGATTTGACTAGATTCGTGAAATGGCCAAAGAATGTTCAGATTCAGAGGAAGAAGAGAATTCTGAAGCAGAGGTTGAAGGTTCCCCCAGCTTTGAACCAGTTTACAAAAACTCTCGACAAAAACTTAGGTCAGAAATAAACTGATTGTGTGTTTGGAGTTGATTTTGCCGTCACATTTGTGTGCTTTTCAAGATATTATTGTCTGAATGCTGATGTTTTAGTATATATTGATATGTTTACTGTGGCAATTGTTATGCAATGTTATAGGCTATAGCTGTAGTATGAAGATCCCGTGCTTTTAGAGGAGTTTATCAACATCTGTTTCGTAAAGACTGATATCTCTATAATAGAGTTGCTCTGTATTTTTCAATTGAAAATTAAGATATACTTtcatattttttcattttttttatcatATACACTTTGTTTCTACTTTACTTTAGATTGTAGCTTATGACACTTTAGCTTATTACACCTTATATTTAAATCCAGAAAGAGTGCCTTTGTGTTACTTTTGTGTTCTACAGCATTGTGATTATGTGCGGACTTATATTGTTTGAGTAATGATTCTGATTATCTTGAATGGTTGCACCTGCAGCAACAAGCTTGTTCAAGATTCTTCTGAAGTACAGGCCTGAGGACAAAGCAGAAAAGAGGGAGAGGCTTTTGAAAAGGGCTCAGGCAGAGTCTGAGGGTAAAACAGTCGAGACTAAGAAGCCTATTAATGTGAAATATGGTCTCAATCATGTTACCTACCTCATTGAGCAGGTTGTCTTGAGTTATTTGCTAAAGTATGCTCTTGTTTTTTTGTCTTGTTTTGTGATATTGATGAATGATTTGCTAAGCTATGTTTTCCTTACAGAATAAAGCTCAGCTTGTCGTGATTGCTCATGACGTTGATCCAATTGAATTGGTTGTCTGGCTTCCAGCTTTGTGCCGGAAGATGGAAATTCCTTATTGTATTGTCAAGGGCAAGGCTCGCCTTGGAACTGTAAGTGTGTTGTATTTTGAACACTAATATGTAACTGGAGTGAGTTATATTGACATTACTTTGTTAGTTACTCATAACCCATCTACACTTTACAGGTTGTCCATAAGAAAACTGCAGCTGTTTTGTGCTTGACAACGGTTAAAAATGAAGATAAAATGGAGTTTAGCAGGGTCCTTGAAGCAATCAAGGTAACATTGAATTTTATAATTCTCTTTTTCTAGTGTGTATAATATTGCCAATAAAACTGATGATTTTATTTTGGTTTTATTTTAGGCTAACTTCAATGACAAGTATGAAGAGTACAGGAAGAAGTGGGGTGGTGGAATCATGGGTTCCAAATCCCAAGCCAAAACCAAGGCGAAGGAAAGGCTTATTGCCAAGGAAGCTGCCCAGAGGATGACTTAGAGTTTATATTCTGTTGCTTGCTTTCTTATGTGTCATTTATCTAAATTGAAATTTTTCTGTAGTTTGTTTATCAGATTTATCACCTCAAAACGTTTGTTATTTACGAAAGCCATATAATTTTTGTTTCAGTTATGAGTTTTATTATAAACATGGATGCCTCTGCTGGCATAGTTTTGGTCATAGAAACTACCGTGCATTGTTGTTCCATTTTTGTTGTTGTGCCATATAATAATTATAATGGTCTAGTAATTGGGAAATATTTCAAATTCGTTACCGAAATCTATTTGGGTTTATTTGGTTTCAGATTTTAGTTTTAGGATTGGGACTGGTATGTTTCCTTTGGTCAAAGTATAGATATAACAATTTAATAACATACTCAATTTAAAAACATATCATCTAAAAAGTATTAAATAAAATTTGTATGTATTTACTTGATTTTATGGGTGGCAAAATGGGCCCGGCCAGTTTTACTTGTCATTTTTGGTGGGGCCATGCTTGTTTTACCCGTCATTTTTGGCGGGCCGGGCCTGAATTTTGTACCTGCGTATTTATGTATGTTCGCCCCGCCCTACCCCACAAAAAATGGGGTGGGCCTAGGGCGGTCGCGGTCAGCCCGCGGGCGGGTATAATTTAAGAACATCTATCTCTCATATCAAAATTAGGGTTACATTGATCTCTCATCTCTTTGTCAAACTGAGTTATTCTTTTGAAAATTACATCTATCTGTTCATCAGCCTCACAAACGGTTTCATTCTCTAGTCTCATCTCTCTCTTCGATATGGCCTCTCTCTTTGACAGTCACACGGTTCAGGTAATTTTCAACTTTCTCTTCGTCGACCACATTGATGAAATTTCTGAATTTTGTTtttgataaaataaattaaagaaaATAACTACTACAGTAGTATAATGGCGGATTGGGGTCCAGTGGTGGTGATAGCAGAATTTCGGTTATTGGTTGGTTGAGAAACGGTTAGAGGTGAAGAATTCAAGTTATGGGGTTTGTTAGTAGGGAATAATTTCGGTTATTGGTTGGTTTGTTAGCAGGGAAGAATTTCGGTTATTGGTCCAGTGGTGGGATTAGGATGAAGCTCTTAATCAGCTGATAAAAGCAAATAAAACGGTAAGTTGAATGAGGGCTAGACCAATTAGTGGATTAGGATGAAGCTCTTAATCAATTGATAAAAGCAAATAAAACGGTAAGTTGAATGAGGGCTAGACCAGTTAGTGGATTAGGATGAAGCTCTTAATCAGCTGATAAAAGCAAATAAAACGGTAAGTTGAATGAGGGCTAGACTTTATAGATAGCAGTCTGTGCATAGGTGAATTAATCAAAAGTTGGCTGCTCATTACAGTGGTTCATTACCGAATCTATAGCGATATAAAACAGAGGCCTATAAATATAACTTACCCCAGATTCAAGGGCTCATTCAATTTTCCATGCCTCCCAGCCCAGCTGAAGAAAGTAACTGGTGAAATGCGACTATTCCCTCAAGGCTGTTTTGCCTAAGGAAATGGAGGTAGCGTTGACAAATTCAGTTGTGTCTTGGCTAGTAGGGAGGTACTCAACAAAAGCCATTTCAGCCTCAACCATCCACATTTCTGCAGCATGTTTTGCAAAATCTGTTTTATCTGCTTGAAATCTAGGTCCAAACGAGTACACATTACCAAGAGCAGATGCGAAACTCTAGAGATGTAAGCGACCGGAAACAGTCAAATAAGTTTTGGTAGAGAAAAAATCTTCAAAAGAGTCTACTCCGTCATGCTTCAATGAAGTTCCgaattttttcttttctcttcCTTCCAATTGTAATGCCAGTTCATTAGTTTTATGCAGATCCTGAATTGCTGCCGCCAAAGCTTCCTTGTTGCTTTCACTTCTTTTTAAAGTTTCAACTAGTTTGCTTTTCCCTTGTCTGCTTTCTGATTCTCGGTAGTTGTAACCTGGAACATGTTGCTAAATCCTTCGGAGTCTGTGGTTGTTATAGTTGGTACTTGCACATCAAAAAATGCATGATccttgaaaaatgagtgagttgcAAACGACAAAGCACTGCGAACTCGCATGACAGTTGCCACCTATTATATGAGCCAAGTGTTACTCATATAATAGAGATCTCATGTTTTCAGTGTTAGCTTAATACaattttacttttttttttaaCACAATTCACTTGTTTTTAATTACTGTTTTTAGTATTACTGTTTAGCTGTTTAGGAAATC from Lathyrus oleraceus cultivar Zhongwan6 chromosome 7, CAAS_Psat_ZW6_1.0, whole genome shotgun sequence encodes the following:
- the LOC127107673 gene encoding 60S ribosomal protein L7a-2; its protein translation is MGPKKGVKAPVAASKKKPEKVTNPLFEKRPKQFGIGGALPPKRDLTRFVKWPKNVQIQRKKRILKQRLKVPPALNQFTKTLDKNLATSLFKILLKYRPEDKAEKRERLLKRAQAESEGKTVETKKPINVKYGLNHVTYLIEQNKAQLVVIAHDVDPIELVVWLPALCRKMEIPYCIVKGKARLGTVVHKKTAAVLCLTTVKNEDKMEFSRVLEAIKANFNDKYEEYRKKWGGGIMGSKSQAKTKAKERLIAKEAAQRMT